The DNA sequence TACCCTCATCATACATAACGACAAAGTAGTAGTGGATGAACCCTCCATTGTTGCTATAGACCGCCGAACCGGAAAGATCATTGCGCTGGGGAAGCAGGCCTTACTGATGGATGGGAAAACGCATGAAAATATTAAAACCATCCGGCCGCTGAAAGACGGCGTTATCGCAGATTTCGATGCCGCCGAGCATATGATCCGCGGTTTCATAAAGATGATCAACGGGGGAAGGGGCTGGATGTTCCCCTCCCTGCGACTGGTGATCTGTATTCCCTCCGGCATTACGGAAGTGGAGAAAAGGGCCGTGCGCGATTCCGCGGAAATGGCAGGCGCCAAGGAGGTCTATATGATCCATGAGCCTATGGCGGCGGCAATCGGCATTGGTATTGACGTGGAAGAGCCTATGGGAAATATGATCATTGATATTGGAGGAGGCACCACGGAAATCGCCGTTATCGCACTGGGAGGCATCGTCTGCGATCAGTCCATCCGGGTAGCGGGAGATAATTTTGATTCCGACATTGTCAATTATATGCGTCGGCAGCATAATATCCTGATCGGGGAGCGTACTGCCGAAAAGATCAAGATCGAAGTGGGCTCAGCCCTTACCGAGCTGCAGGACCCTCCTTCGGACTTCGCCGTACAGGGACGGGATCTCATGACCGGGGTCCCCAAGCAGATCCTTGTTTCCTATACCGAAGTAGCGCATTGCCTTGACAAATCCATTTCGAAGATAGAAGAAGCCATCCTGAAGGCCCTTGAGATCACTCCGCCCGAACTTTCTGCGGATATTTACCAGACCGGCATTTATTTAACAGGTGGCGGGGCCTTGCTGCGGGGGCTGGATAAAAGGATTCAGTCCAAAACCAAGCTTCCCGTTCATATAGCGGAAGATCCTCTTCGCGCCGTGGTACGCGGAACCGGGATTGCTTTGAAGAATATTGGTAATTTCAGGTTCCTTATGCAATAATCAATCCTCTGAATGCGTAATCTCTGGCTGTTCATACTTAGAAACAACGCATTTTTCCTGTTCATCATCTTTGAAAGCGCAGCTATTGTTCTTCTGGTGCAGCATAACCGCTACCAGAAAGCAAGCGTGGTAAATTCTGCCAATCAAATCACAGGGACCATTTATAGTAAAGCAGACCAGGTGAGCCGCTACCTCATGCTCGGAAAGGTGAACGACAGCCTGGCAATGGAAAATGCCCGGCTTCGCAGCAGGCTGGAAAACGCATTCTATGATACCGACACGACGCGGGTGACCATACAAGACACCGTTAACCTGCAGCAATACACCTATATTACGGCACGGGTAGTCAATAATACGATCACTTACCGGAGTAACTGGCTGACGCTGAACCGGGGCGCTGCCGACGGCGTAAAAAGCGGCATGGGCATTATGGGGCCGCATGGCATAGCGGGCATTATCAAAGACGTTTCGGAACATTTCTCTACCGCCTACTCGATCCTTCATAAAGACGTCCGCGTAAGCGTAAAACTAGACTCTTCCAATAATATCGGATCATTGGTGTGGCCCGGGGTCAACCCGATGCTGGCCGCCATGGAAGATGTCCCGACGCATGTACAGGTGAATAAGGGCGAAAGGCTGGTCACCACAGGATTCTCCCTTTTCCCGGAGGGTACGCCGGTAGGTACAGTTGTTGACGTAAAACGGGGCGGCACAAAAAGCTTCCTGGGAATTGACGTAAAGCTGGCTACGAATTTCCAGCAATTGCAGTATGTATATATTGTTGTAAATAAATTCCAGGAAGAACAGGAACAGCTGGAAGAAAAACTGGAGCAATGATCAGGATCTTTGTCATAAATATCATCCGCTTCTTTCTCCTGGTATTATTCCAGGTACTGTTCCTGAAAAACTTCAGCCTGTACAACCTTGCCATTCCCTGGTTCTACGTCTTGTTCATTTTGCTGCTGCCGCTGCAGACTTCCAATTTTCTCCTG is a window from the Anseongella ginsenosidimutans genome containing:
- the mreC gene encoding rod shape-determining protein MreC; amino-acid sequence: MRNLWLFILRNNAFFLFIIFESAAIVLLVQHNRYQKASVVNSANQITGTIYSKADQVSRYLMLGKVNDSLAMENARLRSRLENAFYDTDTTRVTIQDTVNLQQYTYITARVVNNTITYRSNWLTLNRGAADGVKSGMGIMGPHGIAGIIKDVSEHFSTAYSILHKDVRVSVKLDSSNNIGSLVWPGVNPMLAAMEDVPTHVQVNKGERLVTTGFSLFPEGTPVGTVVDVKRGGTKSFLGIDVKLATNFQQLQYVYIVVNKFQEEQEQLEEKLEQ
- a CDS encoding rod shape-determining protein, with the translated sequence MGLFNFLTQEIAIDLGTANTLIIHNDKVVVDEPSIVAIDRRTGKIIALGKQALLMDGKTHENIKTIRPLKDGVIADFDAAEHMIRGFIKMINGGRGWMFPSLRLVICIPSGITEVEKRAVRDSAEMAGAKEVYMIHEPMAAAIGIGIDVEEPMGNMIIDIGGGTTEIAVIALGGIVCDQSIRVAGDNFDSDIVNYMRRQHNILIGERTAEKIKIEVGSALTELQDPPSDFAVQGRDLMTGVPKQILVSYTEVAHCLDKSISKIEEAILKALEITPPELSADIYQTGIYLTGGGALLRGLDKRIQSKTKLPVHIAEDPLRAVVRGTGIALKNIGNFRFLMQ